The genomic region GGCATGAAAGCGTGGTCCTTGCCGCACAGTTCCGAGCACTGACCGTAGTACATGCCGGTCTTGGTGGCCTTGAACCAGGTCTCGTTCAGCCGGCCCGGGATGGCGTCGATCTTGATGCCGAAAGCCGGCACCGCAAAGGCGTGGATCACGTCGGCGCCGGTGGTCTGGACACGAATCACCTTGTTGACCGGCACCACCATCTCGTTGTCGACGCCGAGCAGGCGGGGCTGCTTGTCCTGCGCCATCAGCGAGTCGAACTCGAACTTGCCGTTGTCCGGATAGGCATAGGACCAGTACCACTGCTTGCCGGTCGCCTTGATGGTCAGATCCGCCTTCGGCACGTCGAGCTCCAGGAACAGAAGCCGGAACGACGGCACCGAGATGCCGACCAGGATCAGCACCGGAACGAGGGTCCAGGCCACCTCGATCAGCGTGTTGTGGGTGGTCCGCGACGGCACCGGATTGGCCTTCGCGTTGAACTTGACGACCACGATCACGAGCAGCGCCAGAACGAACAGCGTGATCAGGGTGATCAGCACGAAGAGGAAGTTGT from Bradyrhizobium sp. CB1015 harbors:
- the coxB gene encoding cytochrome c oxidase subunit II, whose amino-acid sequence is MRMSMGRVGRQLLGLATIALVAAGVTLATGGAALAELGQPAPWEWTLQQSGSPVMDNIVWFHNFLFVLITLITLFVLALLVIVVVKFNAKANPVPSRTTHNTLIEVAWTLVPVLILVGISVPSFRLLFLELDVPKADLTIKATGKQWYWSYAYPDNGKFEFDSLMAQDKQPRLLGVDNEMVVPVNKVIRVQTTGADVIHAFAVPAFGIKIDAIPGRLNETWFKATKTGMYYGQCSELCGKDHAFMPIAVRVVSDQEFASWVETAKKKYASGGTSTYASAAGPTQ